A region from the Triticum aestivum cultivar Chinese Spring chromosome 3D, IWGSC CS RefSeq v2.1, whole genome shotgun sequence genome encodes:
- the LOC123079511 gene encoding transcription factor GAMYB isoform X2 has protein sequence MYRVKSESDCEMMHQEDQMDSPVGDDGSSGGSPHRGGGPPLKKGPWTSAEDAILVDYVKKHGEGNWNAVQKNTGLFRCGKSCRLRWANHLRPNLKKGAFTPEEERLIIQLHSKMGNKWARMAAHLPGRTDNEIKNYWNTRIKRCQRAGLPIYPASVCNQSSNEDQQGSSDFNCGENLSSDLLNGNGLYLPDFTCDNFIANSEALSYAPQLSAVSISSLLGQSFASKNCGFMGQVNQAGMLKQPDPLLPGLSDTINGALSSVDQFSNDSENLKKALGFDYLHEANSSSKIIAPFGGALTGSHAFLNGTFSTSRTINGPLKMELPSLQDTESDPNSWLKYTVAPAMQPTELVDPYLQSPTATPSVKSECVSPRNSGLLEELLHEAQGLRSGKNQQLSVRSSSSSVSTPCDTTVVSPEFDLCQDYWDEPLNEYAPFSGNSLTGSTAPVSAASPDGFQLSKISPAQSPSLGSGEQAMEPAYEPGAGDTSSHPENFRPDALFSGNTTDSSVFNNAIAMLLSNDMNTDCKPVFGDGIVFDTSSWSNMPHACQMSEEFK, from the exons ATGTACCGGGTGAAGAGCGAGAGCGACTGCGAGATGATGCATCAGGAGGACCAGATGGACTCGCCGGTGGGCGACGACGGCAGCAGCGGAGGGTCGCCTCACAGGGGCGGCGGGCCGCCTCTGAAGAAAGGGCCCTGGACGTCGGCGGAGGACGCCATCCTGGTGGACTACGTGAAGAAGCACGGCGAGGGGAACTGGAACGCGGTGCAGAAGAACACCGGGCTGTTCCGCTGCGGCAAGAGCTGCCGCCTCCGGTGGGCGAACCACCTCAGGCCCAACCTCAAGAAGGGGGCCTTCACCCCCGAGGAGGAGAGGCTCATCATCCAGCTCCACTCCAAGATGGGCAACAAGTGGGCTCGGATGGCCGCTCAT TTGCCAGGGCGTACTGACAATGAAATAAAGAATTACTGGAACACTCGAATAAAGAGATGTCAGCGAGCTGGCTTGCCAATATATCCTGCTAGCGTATGCAACCAATCTTCAAATGAAGATCAGCAGGGCTCCAGCGATTTCAACTGCGGCGAAAATCTTTCCAGTGACCTTCTGAATGGAAATGGTCTTTATCTGCCAGATTTTACCTGTGACAATTTCATTGCTAATTCAGAGGCTTTATCTTATGCACCACAGCTTTCAGCTGTTTCAATAAGCAGTTTACTTGGCCAGAGTTTTGCATCCAAAAACTGTGGCTTCATGGGTCAAGTAAACCAAGCAGGGATGCTAAAACAGCCTGACCCTTTACTCCCTGGATTGAGCGACACCATCAATGGCGCTCTCTCCTCGGTCGATCAGTTCTCAAATGACTCTGAGAATCTCAAGAAGGCTCTGGGTTTTGACTATCTCCACGAAGCCAACTCTAGCAGCAAGATTATTGCACCATTTGGGGGTGCACTTACTGGCAGCCATGCCTTTTTAAATGGCACCTTCTCTACTTCTAGGACCATCAATGGTCCTTTGAAGATGGAGCTCCCTTCACTCCAAGATACCGAATCTGATCCGAATAGCTGGCTCAAGTATACCGTGGCTCCTGCGATGCAGCCTACGGAGTTGGTTGATCCCTACCTGCAGTCTCCGACAGCAACTCCGTCAGTGAAATCGGAGTGTGTGTCGCCAAGGAACAGCGGTCTCTTGGAAGAGCTGCTTCATGAAGCTCAGGGACTAAGATCTGGGAAGAATCAGCAGCTTTCCGTGAGGAGTTCAAGTTCCTCTGTCAGTACGCCGTGTGATACTACGGTGGTTAGCCCAGAGTTTGATCTCTGTCAGGACTATTGGGATGAACCTCTGAATGAATATGCTCCTTTCAGTGGCAATTCACTCACTGGATCCACGGCTCCTGTTAGCGCTGCGTCGCCTGATGGTTTTCAGCTCTCCAAAATTTCTCCTG CACAAAGCCCTTCGCTGGGATCTGGAGAGCAGGCAATGGAGCCTGCATACGAGCCTGGGGCTGGGGACACTTCGTCTCATCCTGAAAACTTCAGGCCAGACGCACTCTTCTCCGGGAACACAACTGACTCTTCCGTCTTCAACAACGCCATAGCCATGCTCCTGAGCAACGACATGAACACGGACTGCAAGCCTGTTTTCGGCGACGGTATCGTGTTTGATACTTCCTCGTGGAGCAACATGCCACATGCTTGCCAAATGTCGGAGGAATTCAAATGA
- the LOC123079511 gene encoding transcription factor GAMYB isoform X1: MRFYEDIVGASYSTGTSPPTKRASPKNPAINPGHDGEMYRVKSESDCEMMHQEDQMDSPVGDDGSSGGSPHRGGGPPLKKGPWTSAEDAILVDYVKKHGEGNWNAVQKNTGLFRCGKSCRLRWANHLRPNLKKGAFTPEEERLIIQLHSKMGNKWARMAAHLPGRTDNEIKNYWNTRIKRCQRAGLPIYPASVCNQSSNEDQQGSSDFNCGENLSSDLLNGNGLYLPDFTCDNFIANSEALSYAPQLSAVSISSLLGQSFASKNCGFMGQVNQAGMLKQPDPLLPGLSDTINGALSSVDQFSNDSENLKKALGFDYLHEANSSSKIIAPFGGALTGSHAFLNGTFSTSRTINGPLKMELPSLQDTESDPNSWLKYTVAPAMQPTELVDPYLQSPTATPSVKSECVSPRNSGLLEELLHEAQGLRSGKNQQLSVRSSSSSVSTPCDTTVVSPEFDLCQDYWDEPLNEYAPFSGNSLTGSTAPVSAASPDGFQLSKISPAQSPSLGSGEQAMEPAYEPGAGDTSSHPENFRPDALFSGNTTDSSVFNNAIAMLLSNDMNTDCKPVFGDGIVFDTSSWSNMPHACQMSEEFK, from the exons ATGAGATTTTACGAAGACATCGTAGGCGCCTCGTattcgacgggaacgtctcctcccactaaacgcgCATCGCCGAAAAATCCTGCAATAAATCCAG GGCACGACGGAGAGATGTACCGGGTGAAGAGCGAGAGCGACTGCGAGATGATGCATCAGGAGGACCAGATGGACTCGCCGGTGGGCGACGACGGCAGCAGCGGAGGGTCGCCTCACAGGGGCGGCGGGCCGCCTCTGAAGAAAGGGCCCTGGACGTCGGCGGAGGACGCCATCCTGGTGGACTACGTGAAGAAGCACGGCGAGGGGAACTGGAACGCGGTGCAGAAGAACACCGGGCTGTTCCGCTGCGGCAAGAGCTGCCGCCTCCGGTGGGCGAACCACCTCAGGCCCAACCTCAAGAAGGGGGCCTTCACCCCCGAGGAGGAGAGGCTCATCATCCAGCTCCACTCCAAGATGGGCAACAAGTGGGCTCGGATGGCCGCTCAT TTGCCAGGGCGTACTGACAATGAAATAAAGAATTACTGGAACACTCGAATAAAGAGATGTCAGCGAGCTGGCTTGCCAATATATCCTGCTAGCGTATGCAACCAATCTTCAAATGAAGATCAGCAGGGCTCCAGCGATTTCAACTGCGGCGAAAATCTTTCCAGTGACCTTCTGAATGGAAATGGTCTTTATCTGCCAGATTTTACCTGTGACAATTTCATTGCTAATTCAGAGGCTTTATCTTATGCACCACAGCTTTCAGCTGTTTCAATAAGCAGTTTACTTGGCCAGAGTTTTGCATCCAAAAACTGTGGCTTCATGGGTCAAGTAAACCAAGCAGGGATGCTAAAACAGCCTGACCCTTTACTCCCTGGATTGAGCGACACCATCAATGGCGCTCTCTCCTCGGTCGATCAGTTCTCAAATGACTCTGAGAATCTCAAGAAGGCTCTGGGTTTTGACTATCTCCACGAAGCCAACTCTAGCAGCAAGATTATTGCACCATTTGGGGGTGCACTTACTGGCAGCCATGCCTTTTTAAATGGCACCTTCTCTACTTCTAGGACCATCAATGGTCCTTTGAAGATGGAGCTCCCTTCACTCCAAGATACCGAATCTGATCCGAATAGCTGGCTCAAGTATACCGTGGCTCCTGCGATGCAGCCTACGGAGTTGGTTGATCCCTACCTGCAGTCTCCGACAGCAACTCCGTCAGTGAAATCGGAGTGTGTGTCGCCAAGGAACAGCGGTCTCTTGGAAGAGCTGCTTCATGAAGCTCAGGGACTAAGATCTGGGAAGAATCAGCAGCTTTCCGTGAGGAGTTCAAGTTCCTCTGTCAGTACGCCGTGTGATACTACGGTGGTTAGCCCAGAGTTTGATCTCTGTCAGGACTATTGGGATGAACCTCTGAATGAATATGCTCCTTTCAGTGGCAATTCACTCACTGGATCCACGGCTCCTGTTAGCGCTGCGTCGCCTGATGGTTTTCAGCTCTCCAAAATTTCTCCTG CACAAAGCCCTTCGCTGGGATCTGGAGAGCAGGCAATGGAGCCTGCATACGAGCCTGGGGCTGGGGACACTTCGTCTCATCCTGAAAACTTCAGGCCAGACGCACTCTTCTCCGGGAACACAACTGACTCTTCCGTCTTCAACAACGCCATAGCCATGCTCCTGAGCAACGACATGAACACGGACTGCAAGCCTGTTTTCGGCGACGGTATCGTGTTTGATACTTCCTCGTGGAGCAACATGCCACATGCTTGCCAAATGTCGGAGGAATTCAAATGA